Within Flagellimonas maritima, the genomic segment CATGCTGTAAAGGTTGAAGGCGGAGGAGAGATAAAAGAATCCGTTAAACGGATCATAGGAGCTGGCATCCCCGTTATGGGGCATTTAGGACTTACTCCCCAATCCATTTATAAGTTTGGTACCTATACAGTAAGGGCAAAAGAAAATCAAGAAGCACAAAAATTGAAGGAGGATGCCAAAATGTTGGAAAAACTGGGCTGTTTTGGAATTGTACTTGAAAAAATACCGGCAAAGCTGGCCAAAGAAGTTGCGGAAAGTGTTTCCATTCCAATTATAGGCATAGGAGCTGGAAATAGTGTGGACGGACAGGTTCTTGTTGTTCATGACCTATTGGGAATGACCCATGAATTCAATCCCCGTTTTTTGCGCAGGTACATGAATCTTTATGAAGAAATGGGCAATGCCATCTCGCGATATGTATATGATGTTAAAAGCAAGGATTTTCCCAATGAAGAGGAGCAATATTAAAGATTTATATAATAATGAAAAAATCTTGGTTTTTTCTTTTGGTAGTATTTACGTTTCAGGTAATATATCCTCAAGATTTTCCGATAAACTTGCCGCCGAAAATTTCAAAAGGTCTAAAGGTTCTTTTTATTGGAAACAGTCTTACATACTCTAACAATTTACCAAAGTTAGTGAAGAAAGAAATTCGTTCAAAAGGAATCAATCTAAAGACTGAAATGATTGCTTATCCAAATTATGCAATTGAAGACCATTGGAATGATGGTAAAGTGCAAAAGTTGATTGCTAAAAATCATTATGATTTTGTAATTATTCAGCAAGGACCTTCATCACAAGAAGAAGGTAGAAACATGCTATTATCTTACGGGAAGAAATTGAAGCAACTCTGCGAATCAAAAAATTCCCAGTTGGTATATTTTATGGTGTGGCCTTCTAGGACATATTACCATACTTTTGATGATGTCATAACAAATCATAGGGAAGCTGCACTAAAAAATGGAGCGTTACTATCTTCAGTTGGAGAGGAATGGAAAGGATATTTTGATGGGACTGGAGACTATTCTTATTATGCAAAGGATGGTTTTCATCCATCAATAAAAGGAAGCAAGGTCGCTGCAAAAATTATCAGTCAAACACTACTAAAAGTGAAAAAGTAAATGTCTGAAAATCTTAAATCTTCTGCTTTAAATTTACAGATTCTCTACGAAGACAATCATCTTATTGTAATCAACAAAAAAGTTGGTGACATTGTACAGGGAGATAAAACCGGTGATGCTCCTTTGAGTGAAATCATAAAAGAATATTTAAAAGTAAAATATGATAAACCCGGGAATGTATATCTGGGGGTAGTCCATAGATTGGACAGACCAACATCCGGAATTGTATTATTTGCTAAAACTTCCAAGGCATTGCCACGATTGAACAAACTGTTTGCGGAAGGAAAAACCAAAAAAACCTATTGGGCCATAGTAAAAAAATCTCCAGATTCTGAAAAAGGGATTTTAACGCATTGGTTGGTTCGTAATCCAAAGCAGAACAAATCCTACGCCCATAAAAAAGAAGTCCCAAATAGCAAAAAGGCTATTTTGGAATATAAAACCCTTAAAAAGCTGGATAATTATTCCCTTTTGGAAATTGACTTAAAAACTGGAAGACACCATCAGATTCGAGCTCAACTTGCAGCTATTGGGTGCTTTATTAAAGGTGACCTAAAATATGGCGCGGACAGGAGCAATAAGAACGGAGGGATTCACCTACATGCAAGAAGTTTGGAATTTGAACATCCTGTAAAGAAAGAAAATATTCAGATTTTAGCAGGTCCGCCCAATGACCCTATTTGGAACGATTGCCATGCTTGATATACCCTTTAAATATTATATTCCAATATTTTACTTCGACTCGCAGATAAATTTTATATTCAAATCCCTTATGAATTCAAAATCGTCAATCCATTTAACATTCATATTATCGCAGACGTGAGGAATTTTAATTTTGGTTTGTTTCTTAAAATAGTCTTTCGTCTCCTTAGTCACTACAATTGCATTTTCTTTAATTGCGTGAGCGATTACCCAAGGGTCAGCTTTTGAGTGAATTCCGTTATTTGAAACTAAATATTTATGACTTGGATTAGATGCATATATATCTTTTAAACAGTTTGTTACTTCTCCGTCAATTTTTCTAATCGGAATATCACTTTTTTTTAACCATTCAAATAAATCGTCCTCGCCTTTCTCTATTTCTTCATAAACTAATTCGGGAATAAAAACTACACCTTTTTTACCCAATTCGTTTAAAACCTCCCAATAGGAAGGACAAATTTCAGGTGAGTAATATTTTTGCCAAGCTTGAATAAGAATATTGGCATCAATACAGTAAATTACTTTTTCATCTTCGAACATTAGGCAAGCAGTTTTTCAAATTTTTGGAATTTATTAATCTGCGTGTTAAGAAGATTACTTGCAATTGATGGTGACAACGAACCGTTATTAAAAGAATCCATTACAATTCTCGTAAATAGTTTGCTGTTTTTATTTAGGCGAAGAAGGTAAGCGTCTGGTCCGCCTTTTCTTTCTCTTTGTTTTTCCTTTTTTATCTTTTCTCTTTCCAAAAACTTCTCAAATTCATTTTGAGCATCTAGCTTTAGAATTTTATATTGAGATTGGGAAATTAAGTTTAAGTTTAAAGCACGAACCAATAATGCAAAAGAACTTATACCGAGTTCTTTAGCTTGTTTAAAAATCAAATCATTCGAATCAAATGTATCTGTGCCCAATTGGGTAATCAATTCCCTTGGCATTAGTGCATTGGCTGCAACTTGATTACAAAACAATTCTACAGGATGAAATTTTGATTTAGGTTTATCAGTAAAATCAATATCTATTTCATTTGAGATACCTGATTTAGCTATCCAAATATGTGCTAATTCGTGTACTAATGTAAATAGTTGTGGTGCATTCCAATTTTTTGAATTCACAAATATAAAAGGGGCGAATTTGTCAGCAATCGCAAAACCTTGAATTAAGTCTCTATCTAGAATTAAATGTGAATGCAAGTAGCTAGCACGAGATATAAATATTCCCGCAGTTTCTGCTTTGTCAATCCATTCGTTTATCGGTGTTTTCTGATAATTATCTGGACTAATTTTTAAGGTGTCCAATATATCTCTTGCAACAATTTCTGGATTATCATTGATAGAATATTTCCCAACAAAAGGAAGTTTGTCTTCGCCAATTTCTTCGTATAATTCACTTATCCAATTCTGTTTTTCTTGAACATCACGAATAATAAATAATGATGCTGTATCTAATTTTTGCGCATCATCTCTTCGATAATCTTGTAGCAGTTGAAAATCTTTTGGTATTTCTGGTAAAAAGAAAAGAGAAAATGGTCTTCTGAAACTTTTTGCCAAGATTTTAGCTTGTCGAATTGTCGGAAAATCATTTCCGCTCTCCCAAGTCAAATATCTTTCAGGCGATACAGAAACTTTTTTGGCAGCATCTTTAACAGAGATATTAGCGGACTCTCTTGCCCACTTTAAAATCTCGGATGTTATGAATGCTTTATCGGCCATTGAATTCAACAAAAATAAGATTATTTAGAACATTTATATCTCGCTTCTAGCGCGTAATCGCCAATGCCTTTTCACGAATGATTTGACCTACCGGTTTATTCTGTAAGTGGCTTTCCAACCATGACAAAATATCCAAATAAAGAAAAGCTCTTTTCTCATAAGGATGGTTTTCATACTTCTTTAATTCATTGTAAAGCTTTTGAAACTCGTTTCTCAATTCGCTTGGATAGATATCGCCAAGGCTCCGTAAAAATTTGATCATCTCTTTTTGAACGGCGTGCAGGTCGTTCATTTTCAGTAAGAACTTGTACGTACTTTTAAGCTGAACCTCCAAATGGTAATCCATTCCAGCTTCATAATGTGCAACCAAACTCAAAACCCGCGCAAAACACATTAGATCCTCACGCATTTTTAGGTTCTTGTTCAAAATGATTTTCTTCAGATAGGCAATACAATTTTTGTTGTCGCCATTCCCAAAGTAGAGGCAGGCAATCTTATAGTATAGCAACATAATGTGGTGTTCATCAATTCTATCCTTGTGCTTTTTAATGCCATATTCAATGATATTGACAAGATACAATCCCTTGCCAAAGGTACCTTCCAAAAAATGCTGGTTCAGTTTATTGGAATTGATATAAAGAAATGCCAACGAAACAATATTCTCGTTTTGAGGAAACTTTGGACTATTAACCTGCTCCTCCATTCTTTTTAAAGTTTCCCTAAATTGTGAACTGTATTTAACAAAGAACAATGATTCTAAAAGATAATGATTCCCTTTTAGGAAAAAGACCGGGTTTAAAGGAATCATTTCTTCATTATCATAGAAAAGATCTACCCATTTGCTGGCATATTTATAAGAGGACAAAAAGTCTTGAGTGAGAAAACTATACCATAAATGGGCCTTGTACAACCATAATTTTTCTCTAAAACCGAGATTATCAATATTGTATGCAGGCAAGTGTGCATCAAAATAGTTTTGAACCTCCAATAACTCTTCATCATTACGTACATAACCCACTTTTAGCATCATTCCGTACAATTGCAGGGAAAGGTTGGAAAGCTTGCTCGTTATTACATTATGTGCCGAAAGCTCTTTTGCCTGTACCGCAAGTTCATCTGCCCTATCGGGAATACTTCTTGTAATATATTGGGTCTCAATTATTTTTTCGAGTTCCACAATTTCGTAGGCAACATTTTTTTCCTCATTCTCTATAGCAAAGTTTTTTGCTTTGTCCAAAATCTTTAAACTTTGCTTGTACAAGCCTTTTTGATATAGGATAGTTGCAAAATCCAATTGCTCACGTATTTGAACCCTTATATTTTGATTGACGGGATTCAATCGTAAACTCACCAAAATCTGTTTATATAGATGCGCTTTTAAGTTGGAAAGCTGTGCTTTTTTGACAATGTTATTTTCCAAGATTTGACGCTCATCATATGTTCGCAATCTATCCAGCAAATTAAAGAGCGCCAGAAACTTAGCATCAGCATTTACCCCTAAACGACCTACGTACAGCTTAAACTGACGTTTTTCTGACTTTGAAAGTGATTTTATCAGAACGAAAAGAGCGTCTTTATGGGTATTTGTCATCGTAAAAAATATAATTTAACGTATTGTTTTTCAGTATTTTAAATTCTCTAAAATACAATTTAACGTTGTAATGGATTTTATCATTTTATAGTTCTTGCCAACTGCTGCTCTATCTTCGTGTAGCTTAGCTAAAACTGACAAAAATAATGGATAAAGATAAGGTACAAATTTTTGATACTACACTAAGGGACGGAGAACAAGTTCCTGGCTGTAAATTGGATACAAAACAAAAATTGATCATCGCCGAACGTTTGGATGAACTGGGCGTTGATGTTATCGAAGCAGGTTTTCCAATATCCAGTCCCGGTGATTTTAAATCTGTACAAGAAATTGCCAAATTGGTGAAAAATGCTACGGTATGTGGGTTGACCCGTGCTGTTAAGAAGGACATTGAAGTTGCTGCCGAAGCCATAAAATTTGCTAAAATACCAAGAATACATACGGGTATAGGCACATCGGACTCCCATATCAAGCATAAGTTCAATACTACACGGGAAAAAATTATAGAACGTGCCGTTGATGCGGTTTCC encodes:
- the panB gene encoding 3-methyl-2-oxobutanoate hydroxymethyltransferase, which translates into the protein MSIAKKEYKRITVKSLVEMKQNGEKISMLTAYDYSMAIIVDSANVDVILVGDSASNVIAGHETTLPITLDQMIYHASSVVRAAKRALVVVDIPFGSYQSDSKEALRSAIRIMKESGAHAVKVEGGGEIKESVKRIIGAGIPVMGHLGLTPQSIYKFGTYTVRAKENQEAQKLKEDAKMLEKLGCFGIVLEKIPAKLAKEVAESVSIPIIGIGAGNSVDGQVLVVHDLLGMTHEFNPRFLRRYMNLYEEMGNAISRYVYDVKSKDFPNEEEQY
- a CDS encoding SGNH/GDSL hydrolase family protein, producing MKKEIRSKGINLKTEMIAYPNYAIEDHWNDGKVQKLIAKNHYDFVIIQQGPSSQEEGRNMLLSYGKKLKQLCESKNSQLVYFMVWPSRTYYHTFDDVITNHREAALKNGALLSSVGEEWKGYFDGTGDYSYYAKDGFHPSIKGSKVAAKIISQTLLKVKK
- a CDS encoding RluA family pseudouridine synthase translates to MSENLKSSALNLQILYEDNHLIVINKKVGDIVQGDKTGDAPLSEIIKEYLKVKYDKPGNVYLGVVHRLDRPTSGIVLFAKTSKALPRLNKLFAEGKTKKTYWAIVKKSPDSEKGILTHWLVRNPKQNKSYAHKKEVPNSKKAILEYKTLKKLDNYSLLEIDLKTGRHHQIRAQLAAIGCFIKGDLKYGADRSNKNGGIHLHARSLEFEHPVKKENIQILAGPPNDPIWNDCHA
- a CDS encoding DUF4411 family protein, yielding MFEDEKVIYCIDANILIQAWQKYYSPEICPSYWEVLNELGKKGVVFIPELVYEEIEKGEDDLFEWLKKSDIPIRKIDGEVTNCLKDIYASNPSHKYLVSNNGIHSKADPWVIAHAIKENAIVVTKETKDYFKKQTKIKIPHVCDNMNVKWIDDFEFIRDLNIKFICESK
- a CDS encoding XRE family transcriptional regulator — protein: MADKAFITSEILKWARESANISVKDAAKKVSVSPERYLTWESGNDFPTIRQAKILAKSFRRPFSLFFLPEIPKDFQLLQDYRRDDAQKLDTASLFIIRDVQEKQNWISELYEEIGEDKLPFVGKYSINDNPEIVARDILDTLKISPDNYQKTPINEWIDKAETAGIFISRASYLHSHLILDRDLIQGFAIADKFAPFIFVNSKNWNAPQLFTLVHELAHIWIAKSGISNEIDIDFTDKPKSKFHPVELFCNQVAANALMPRELITQLGTDTFDSNDLIFKQAKELGISSFALLVRALNLNLISQSQYKILKLDAQNEFEKFLEREKIKKEKQRERKGGPDAYLLRLNKNSKLFTRIVMDSFNNGSLSPSIASNLLNTQINKFQKFEKLLA